The following proteins come from a genomic window of Pirellulales bacterium:
- a CDS encoding nucleotidyltransferase family protein has product MATFLGPFSLDGMVRAVQRVRDRLLRATSALEQAQVPYAVIGGNAVAAWVARVDESAVRNTQDVDVLIRRADFDAVKKALEGAGFRYHHAASIDMFLDGPNAKARDAIHVVFAGETVRSGEPLPNPDVTESEMAGQYKILSLRALVQIKLTAFRDKDRTHLRDLLDVGLIDSSWGQYYPPELAARLQQLVNTPGG; this is encoded by the coding sequence ATGGCCACATTTCTGGGACCGTTTTCTCTCGATGGGATGGTGCGTGCCGTGCAGCGGGTTCGCGATAGGCTGTTGCGCGCTACAAGTGCACTGGAGCAGGCTCAGGTGCCGTATGCTGTGATCGGCGGCAATGCGGTTGCCGCTTGGGTCGCCCGCGTTGATGAATCCGCGGTACGCAACACGCAAGATGTCGACGTCCTGATCCGCCGCGCCGATTTCGATGCCGTCAAGAAGGCACTCGAAGGCGCCGGCTTTCGCTACCACCACGCGGCCAGCATCGACATGTTTCTCGACGGTCCGAATGCCAAGGCGCGCGACGCAATTCATGTGGTCTTCGCAGGTGAGACGGTTCGCTCCGGCGAGCCGCTGCCGAACCCCGACGTGACGGAAAGCGAAATGGCGGGACAGTACAAGATTCTGAGCTTGCGCGCATTAGTTCAGATCAAGTTGACGGCCTTCCGCGATAAAGACCGCACGCACTTGCGCGATCTGCTAGATGTCGGCCTCATCGACAGTAGCTGGGGCCAATACTACCCGCCCGAATTGGCTGCGCGATTGCAGCAACTTGTGAACACTCCTGGCGGTTAG
- a CDS encoding HlyD family efflux transporter periplasmic adaptor subunit, whose translation MIADHPATSSSARPLPLLMRRDLEIRAMRMRGRPVWVVKDPVAMRYYQLREEEYFVLRLLDGRTSSEEIQALFERRFAPRQLEPARLHAFLSRLHREGMIVSQSPGQGAELLVRRKRLARQVWIEAVSNVLALRLRGVDPNRFLGRLAPLAGWMFSRWFLAASLMLMAAALGLVAVHFDTLRMRLPDFHAFFSAHNLIWLAVAVALAKVLHELGHALTCRHFGGECHEIGIMFLVFTPCLYCNVSDAWMMTNKWRRIAIGAAGMWVEMMLASVATFVWWWTGPGLLNGLCLDLMFVCSASTLLFNGNPLLKYDGYYILSDLVEVPNLQEQSSRVVRRWWIRWAFGIEQPADRLAPDEGRGWLALYSIASTAYRLFVVVAILWFLGRVLKPYGLDVIAQAAGLLVIGGMVAMPLMRSARWIRDHQRNENLNWARFITRGGLVAAGIGALASIPLPRHLSAPAVLEPSGANRVYVTVPGTLLEAVAAGESVRSGQTIARLENLDLEMELTRLQGQRDRQALHLKNLRGQQGADPAAAAQIPTAEETLADIETRLAERRRDRERLSLTAPQDGTVLPPHRQSPQTAPDELPTWTDTPLDPRNRGAYLETGTVVCLVGDPKRLEATLVIDQADIDLIRVGQKVRLRLDEFPDESLTGMIAAIGELDLKVAPRELVIAGDLPSRIDESGTPRPLNTSYQARVELDPERHRLQSGAPGRAKIYAEPQSIAQRLMRYLRQTFEMKS comes from the coding sequence ATGATCGCTGACCATCCGGCAACTTCGTCCTCCGCGCGCCCGCTGCCGCTGCTGATGCGGCGCGATTTGGAGATTCGCGCGATGCGGATGCGCGGGCGGCCGGTGTGGGTCGTGAAAGACCCGGTGGCCATGCGCTACTATCAGCTTCGCGAGGAGGAGTATTTCGTGCTGCGTCTGCTCGACGGGCGGACGAGCAGCGAGGAGATTCAAGCACTTTTCGAGCGCCGCTTCGCCCCGCGGCAATTGGAGCCGGCGCGGCTGCACGCATTTCTCTCTCGGCTGCATCGCGAGGGGATGATCGTTTCGCAATCGCCGGGGCAAGGGGCGGAGCTGCTCGTTCGCCGAAAACGGCTCGCGCGGCAGGTTTGGATCGAGGCGGTGTCGAATGTATTGGCCCTGCGGCTGCGCGGCGTCGATCCGAACCGGTTCTTGGGCCGGCTCGCGCCGCTCGCGGGCTGGATGTTTTCGCGGTGGTTTTTGGCCGCGAGCCTAATGCTCATGGCGGCGGCGCTGGGCTTGGTCGCAGTCCATTTCGACACGCTGCGAATGCGGCTCCCCGACTTTCACGCCTTCTTCAGCGCCCACAATCTGATTTGGCTAGCCGTCGCGGTGGCGCTCGCGAAGGTGCTGCACGAATTGGGGCATGCGCTCACCTGCCGGCATTTCGGCGGCGAGTGCCACGAGATCGGGATCATGTTTCTCGTGTTCACGCCCTGCCTGTATTGCAATGTGTCCGACGCCTGGATGATGACCAACAAATGGCGGCGGATCGCGATTGGGGCTGCCGGCATGTGGGTCGAGATGATGCTCGCGAGCGTCGCGACGTTCGTCTGGTGGTGGACTGGGCCGGGGCTCTTGAATGGCTTGTGCCTCGACCTGATGTTCGTCTGCTCGGCGAGCACGCTGTTGTTCAACGGCAACCCGCTCTTGAAGTATGATGGCTACTATATCCTGTCGGACTTAGTCGAAGTGCCGAACTTGCAAGAGCAATCGAGCCGGGTCGTGCGGCGGTGGTGGATTCGCTGGGCCTTCGGGATCGAGCAGCCGGCAGACCGGCTCGCGCCCGACGAAGGTCGCGGGTGGTTGGCGCTCTATTCGATCGCTTCGACGGCGTATCGCCTGTTTGTCGTGGTGGCGATCTTGTGGTTTTTGGGGCGCGTGCTCAAGCCATACGGGCTGGATGTGATCGCGCAAGCGGCCGGGCTGCTCGTGATCGGCGGGATGGTCGCGATGCCGCTGATGCGGTCGGCGCGCTGGATTCGGGACCATCAGAGGAATGAAAACTTGAACTGGGCGCGATTCATCACCCGCGGCGGCCTCGTCGCAGCGGGTATCGGCGCGCTGGCCAGCATTCCCTTGCCGCGCCATCTCTCGGCGCCGGCCGTGCTCGAGCCGAGCGGGGCGAACCGGGTGTACGTCACCGTGCCGGGCACGCTGCTGGAGGCCGTCGCCGCGGGGGAATCGGTTCGCTCCGGCCAGACGATCGCGCGGCTTGAGAATCTCGACCTCGAAATGGAGCTGACCCGCCTGCAAGGCCAGCGCGACCGGCAGGCCCTGCACTTGAAAAACCTCCGCGGGCAGCAAGGGGCCGATCCAGCCGCCGCGGCCCAAATCCCGACGGCGGAGGAGACGCTGGCCGATATTGAAACACGGCTCGCCGAGCGCCGCCGCGATCGAGAGCGGCTGTCGCTCACCGCGCCGCAGGATGGAACTGTGCTGCCTCCTCACCGGCAGTCGCCGCAGACCGCCCCCGACGAGCTGCCAACCTGGACCGACACGCCCCTCGATCCGCGGAATCGCGGGGCGTATCTTGAAACGGGCACGGTCGTCTGCCTCGTCGGCGATCCAAAGCGGCTCGAAGCGACGCTGGTGATCGATCAGGCCGACATCGACTTGATCCGTGTCGGCCAGAAAGTGCGCCTTCGATTGGATGAATTTCCGGACGAATCGCTCACCGGCATGATCGCGGCCATCGGCGAATTGGATTTGAAAGTCGCCCCGCGCGAGTTGGTGATCGCGGGCGATCTTCCCAGCCGAATCGACGAATCGGGAACACCGCGGCCGCTGAACACTTCTTACCAGGCCCGCGTGGAACTCGATCCGGAAAGGCATCGCTTGCAAAGCGGAGCGCCCGGCCGTGCGAAGATTTACGCCGAGCCGCAGTCCATCGCCCAGCGGCTGATGCGCTACCTTCGGCAGACGTTTGAAATGAAAAGCTGA
- a CDS encoding vWA domain-containing protein has translation MATSKLIRRWSIRFSSVMLVGAMVLVASSARAADPPRIGEESEGKATLLGIDAKGSKIVYVFDHSGSMGVLENKPLDRAKAELLASIDALSDVQQFYVIFYNQDQKVFRIDPTGGRLIFGTDHNKKLARQFVDSIRAEGATKHADALAMALGLRPDVIFLLTDGDPPDDITKDELARLDRLNGSGTVINVIQISPPPGAGQSNLLETLAKRSGGQHVYVDLTKPAEK, from the coding sequence ATGGCAACTTCAAAACTAATTCGTCGCTGGTCCATTCGATTCTCTTCCGTCATGCTGGTCGGCGCGATGGTGCTGGTCGCGTCGTCGGCTCGTGCGGCCGATCCCCCGCGCATTGGCGAGGAGAGCGAAGGCAAGGCCACGCTGCTGGGCATCGATGCGAAGGGGTCGAAGATTGTCTATGTCTTCGATCATTCCGGCAGCATGGGGGTGTTGGAGAACAAGCCGCTCGATCGGGCGAAGGCCGAATTGCTCGCCAGCATTGACGCGCTCTCCGATGTGCAGCAGTTCTACGTCATTTTTTACAATCAGGATCAAAAGGTGTTTCGGATCGATCCGACCGGCGGGCGGTTGATCTTTGGCACCGACCACAATAAGAAGCTGGCCCGGCAGTTCGTCGATTCAATCAGGGCCGAGGGGGCGACCAAGCACGCCGACGCGCTGGCGATGGCCCTGGGATTGCGCCCCGACGTGATCTTCCTGCTCACCGACGGCGATCCGCCCGACGACATCACGAAGGACGAACTCGCGCGGCTGGACCGGCTCAATGGCAGCGGCACGGTGATCAACGTGATCCAAATCTCGCCGCCCCCCGGCGCAGGGCAAAGCAACCTGCTCGAAACGCTCGCCAAGCGCAGCGGCGGGCAGCATGTCTACGTCGATTTGACCAAGCCGGCGGAGAAGTGA